The genomic window ATCGTGGGATTTTCTTTGACAGTAAATCAACACCCTCGCTAACACAATATCCCTTGCACGAGGTGCGCACTGTCTCTTGGTGGGATACGAGGTTTTCAGATCACAGGCAATGCTACTTGTACACAACAAAATTTcaccgaaaaaaaaaatcgtcaaAAAACGTCCAATCAGTGTGGCAAACAAATACACTTTTGTCTCCAGCACAAAATCTTCACACATCACTGTtgtggtaaaaaaaacaaaaaaatctttgtcATAGTACCATGTTCTTTGTAGCTTCCCTGTAGTAAACAAGGAACAGGCCCTCCTTTTTCACACAAGACACATGACCTTTTCTTGGCGTAAAACTGTTTCAACTAATGCCCGACCGATACCATTGGATTTTTTTCTCCTTAGCGTCATGTGATTCTCCGAGGCAACTGGTGAGGTATCTTCGTTATTTTGCTCGTTATTTTGGTCTAGAGCTGAGAAGGGTACGATCACCCCCTCACAGTTTAACAAGGCAGCATGGCAAGGTTCACAGTTCACACATTCACGGGACCCTCTTTGTGCCGGTGaggggggtggtgtgtgtgtgagctgcccccgccccctcccccagcTCCTCCCATGTGGGCGTGGCTGTGGTTGTGGTTGGTTCGCTGGATGAACTGGGGGGAGGGGTCgcggtgggaggggggagggtagtGGACAGAGTCTGTACCGCACTGTGTACAACAACAGCGAACATCCCTGCCCGGGACCACGCCATTCCACTGCTGGCACTCTGTAACACGTAAGAGAAAGAAATTAGTTTAGACAAACAGGTGTGCAAAATTACTGAAATAGAATTTTGACAAGTCAACACAGAGGACAAGAACATGACAATGCGACaggaatatttttttaatttttttatccaaagcATGATGTGCACACAAAGCAAACAGCAAAAGGGACTTAAAAATGTAAAGGTAACACCATAATCATGTTTGGTCGTAGGGGAGCAAGATCTTAACTTCTCTAGGGCCAGCTTTTCGTATGAGAacggtgcccatctcctctccctcgctgccttcgGGACTAAATCAAATGCATCACAAAACCACATCCAATCAGCAAATATGTTACCACCTAGCTTCAAAGGGGCTCCGCCTCAAAGAGGCAGCTAGCTGGCCAAGACTACAAAAGAGTGTGTTTAATCATAGAAAATGAGAAGACTTTTTACTAAAATAGATTTATACATTAATGTTATTTGCAATTTTGAGATCTGTTGCAAATGTCATAATAAATAATGTGTACTGACCTGTGACGGGTTGCAGACAGGCCTCGTGACTGCAGCCAGGACACACAGCGGTCGGCACTCTATCACAGCTACTGCACTCGCCCATACACACTTCTGAAACACGCCAAATATAACCATCACATCATTGCAACAACTGCAGCAACACGCCAATCATAACCATCACATCATTGCAACAACTGCAGCAACACACCAATCATAACCATCACATCATTGCAACAACTGCAGCAACACGCCAATCATAACCATCACATCATTGCAACAACTGCAGCAACATGCCAAATATAACCATCACATCAttgcaacaacagcagcaatttTCAAAGCTGGTTACTGGCAAATCAACAACCTCTGTCAGTTTCAAATCTGGTTACCagtaaatgtgtttgtttgtttgtttgcttaacgcccagccgaccaagaagggccatatcagggcgttgctgctttgacatataacgtgcgccacacacaagacagaagtcgcagcacaggcttcatgtcgcacccagtcacattattctgacaccggaccaaccagtcccagcactaaccccataatgacagacgccaggcggagcagccactagattgccaattttaaagtcttaggtatgacccggccggggttcgaacccacgacctcccgatcacggggcggacgccttaccactaggccaaccgtgccggtaccagTAAATGTGAAAAATCAGCAAAATTGTATAAATCCCAAAACAGATGGgttagtacagtggtacctgcgatgtgtggcccctccaatgagaggacaTCTCACCCGCCGTCCCTTTATCTATTATCTCAACTAAAAtctacctgtcatgacaggccacctgcaatgtagggacacttttaggACTCAGTATTAGGAGGTCCCacgggtgtcctttcattgcaggtatcacagtaaatgaaatgtttgatttttgacaaatgtttgatttttgacaaatgtttgatttttgacaaaacaaactaTCCACATTGCAGAATTTCACAACTCACCATTATGCCGGTGCTGCGGCTGCTGCTGCATCTGCCTCGGCATCACCATGCCGTTCTTGTGCTTGCCGGCGCACGGCCCCGCTTGGCAACAGCATGCCCCTCCCCCGCCCTGCACCGGCCTCAGGCCTCGCGACCCCCCTGTGGGGAGGGATGAGTAACTGGAGGCCCGGGGAGGGACCACGGGTGGCATCGGTCGCTGGTGTGTGTTGGAGTCAGAGCTGCTGCCACCGTTGTCTCCGGAGAAATGTCTGTGTTGGTGCAACACGCACCCCTCACACCTGTCTCTGGGACacactcccacccccacccccacgtCCCTCTCCCCAGCACGGTCGTCACATCGCTCACAGTTGGGGCAGGGAGTCTGTGTGGTGGCTGCCGCTGTACTGGGACCACAGTTCTCACCGCACACTGACGGCAAAGCGATGGGCCGCGACGGGCACCTGTCGTGATTGGTCGGGCCGGGGTGGAAGGTACTGAGGGTGCTTCCTCCCCGTGACAGACCAGCCCCGGGGGGTAAGGTAGAcgacatccccccaccccctccccctccatgaGAGTGCCAGCTGTGAGCGCTGTGAGTGCTGGCCATGGTGTCGGACTCCTCGCCAGACTGCTGCAGGCTGCTGACGCTGGTGGTGCGGTGGTTGCAGCGCAGCGCTTGCTGGCTGAGGGACAGGTGCTGGTGCTGGTGCGCTGCGTGTCCCCCATCGTCCTCCTCCACGTCGCTGGGGAAGATGGCAGCCGCTGTGCGCATCCCTGTCCAGCCGTTGGCGGCGGCCCGGTACTGGCCCGATGATGACTCGTAGCCTGACTCCTTCAGCTGGTAATCTGACGGAGAGAAAGGAAGAGTGAGGAACAGCTGCAGTAAAAATAATTCTAAACTTTTGCACATGCAGGTCATTTTTGCCTAAAGCCTGTCCCTAACTGGGCAAAATCGAGTACGCGAAGTATATATCGCAAAGCTGGCCGCACTAAACTTTAACATTGAGTTTTTGGTGAAAAGATTTTTCGAAGTCGActtcaatatcaatcaatataattatcaatatatgaggcttatatcgcgcgtattccgtgggtacagttctaagcgcaggtattttttaatttttttaattttttttattttatgcaatttgtatcgcgcacatattcaaggcgcagggatttttatttatgccgtgtgagatggaatttttttacacaatacatcacgcattcacatcggccagcagatcgcagccatttcggcgcatatcctacttttcacggcctattattccaagtcacacgggtattttggtggacatttttatctatgcctatacaattttgccaggaaagacccttttgtcaatcgtgggatctttaacgtgcacaccccaatgaagtgtacacgaagggacctcggtttttcgtctcatccgaaagactagcacttgaacccaccacctaggttaggaaaggggggagaaaattgctaacgccctgacccagggtcgaactcgcaacctctcgcttccgagcgcaagtgcgttaccactcggccacccagtccacttcaattaaggacaggcttattGCTTAGTTCATTTTGGAAAATATTTTATTTCCAATGACAAAATATCCCCAAATATTAACTGTGATCAAAAGCATATAATTGATGCATGAAACAGAACAAGAGGGAACAACAGAAGCTGATCTCTTTTTACTGTGACTGTTAATCAGAACTTTACGGTCAAGTCTTCAGGAAGGGACACACGCCCAGACCTGGCTGTCTACAGACTTATCTCCTTGTCTATGCAACTTCAACCAAGGTCTCACCTTGATAGTGATAGGTGGTGATGCCCATGGGTGTCTGGGTGAAGCTGCCCTCTTTATCAGAAGAGGAATACCCTGTGCTGGGTACTTCTCCTGGCAGGGTGGTCTCATCtacaacaatcaacaaccatgTTTAATTTTTGCCATGTCAGGTAACTACAGAAAAAGACTAGTTTTACTGCTCTCCTATAATCCCCataccttaaaaaaataaaacatacacTCTGTTAGAATTGTAAACTAGACTTTTAGGGTGAAAGTGAAGCAATCACACTGTATAAACCAATCCATAACCATATATTCATGActtattttgtacattttctgaTTCTTATCACACTTTCACAGGCTGTAACACTTAAAAATGTATGGTTTTACAGTGACATCtttacaaaaagaaagaaacaagaaagagagTGGGAGATAGGAGTCACTGAATCTTAGTTTTGTTTCTGGCATTATAATTTAAATAGAGCACTTGGAATTGTTACTGGAACTTGTGCAATAGAAAAGTGATTTACTATTaaattttgattctgaattttggaatgttgtTTTGATAGCACTAGCAAAAGATAACGTACCTGTGGGGGTGGCGCTGTACATCTCGTGACGTTTGCGTGTCTGGTAGATGATGATGACCCAGACCAGGGAGGTGCCCACCACGCAGCACACCacggcgatgatgatgatacccGTCGTCGTCGACTCGTCGCTCAGCCCTGACCCACCACCGTCACCTCTTGGCTGCACACACAATGACAAATACATCATGAATATCATTATTTTCCTAATAATTCTTATTTTATGTTCaagttataatcgtttacaggcaggctgGGTGTGTCAAAGAAAATCTTCCACTTAAATGGACAATTaagttattgttattgttattattatgtcACTTACTTGAAACGAAAACTTTGCACGAAGTCAAAAAACTCACACAGGCAACACAGCATAgctttctttctcagattacCCTTTCAAGAACTATGAAACTCTCTACTCAAAATAAGTTACTCTTCTGTAGCCAGAATTTTCTTACCGTCTTTCACATCTCCTCTTGTTTTTCCATTTAGATACTGCTTATCAAACATCAACAGTAATTCTAACATTTTAGGTAACAACACACACCTAGATTTCCTTTTTCCTTTTCATTagaattcgggtcgcttcctcccagtggaaagctagcaacaacagagtggcgctacccaggtgtgtgcgtgtgtaggtgtactcagccacctgcacttatgatGGTAGAATGAcggaggtcttttacgtgccactgtgctgacacatggataccatctccgagtctgcacataaagatgacccgtgtccggcccggcccggattcgaacctgtgaccccACAGATCACAAGCCTattgctctaccaactgagctaccaggccacCTCTGATTCAACCAACTGACAGCCATTCTCACCTGTCCGTTAGCGGAGAGCACCTTGAGCTTGGTGGTGCCCCTCATGATGCCCAGGGTGTTGGTCATCTCACAGGTGTAGGTGCCCGCATCCTCCCACTTGGTCTCCACGATGATCAGCAGCTGGTTGTCGGCCGTCAAGAAATGGCGTGGCGTCTCGTCCAATGGCATTGCGTCTTTGAACCACTGCAGCTTGGGACGAGGACTGCCTGACGCCATGCACTCTAGGACCGAGGTTTCACCCAGCTGGGTCGTCTTGGCGTCGTCCATGTCACGGATGAAGTCCGGCGTTTCTGTTTGCGCGAGACAGATTGATGTGTTATAAGTTTTTGAAAGAAAGGACCAGAAGTACAGAACATTTTCTGTTCTTTTGCAACTCATGAAGCCAATTAATGAATTATACAAACaggcctctttttttttttctctccatgtttttatttgttttatctttctttttatctgtaatACTATCCTGTTTTTCCTTCCAAATCTTGAATCCTCTTGCCATATTCCTAAAGCTTGGATGCCTTGTGCATTTTTCGATTATTGAACGATTTGTATATTGGTgacacccacccccacaccctcGCCCATCTCAAATCGTCCTAAAACATGAGTCAAAATGGGATGGGCACACAGCCTCTGCATTCATATATAACAGAAGTTCCCAACAGAAAATATTCCTTCATCCACACTCACCCAGAATGGTGACGGTAGCGTTCGCGGTGATGACACCGGCAGCATTCTCGGCCTTGCACGTGTAGACACCCTCGTCACTGCTCCTGGTGCTGGCGATAAAGAACTGGTCGTCCTTGGGCAGGACGTACATGCGCCGCTCGCGGGCCGCAGGAAAATCGTCCCCGTCCTTGTGCCACGAGATCTCCACGGGTTGAGGCTGACCGGTGGCCGAGCACTGCAGTTTGGCCGGTTGACCAGCCTTCACAGTGATGTCCACTGGCTTCTTGATGAACACTGGGAACACTGCAAGAAGAAATGGAGAAATGGTGTTATATTGTGTTTGCTGGTGTGAGCTGATTAACATTCAGGCATGAGAATGGCTGAGAGGAAAAACCTCGGAATAAAAgacgttttcttcttcttctgcgttcgtgggctgaaactcccacgtacactcgtgttttttgcacgagtggaattttacgtgtatgaccgttttttaccccgccatttaggcagccatacgccgttttcggaggaagcatgctgggtattttcgtgtttctataacccaccgaactctgacatggattacaggatctttttcatgcgcatttggtcttgtgcttgcgtgtacacacaggggtgttcggacaccgaggagagtctgcacacaaagttgactctgagaaataaatctctcgccgaacgtggggacgaactcacgctgacagcggccaactggatacaaatccagcgcgctaccgactgagctacatccccgcgtTTAAAGACGCTTGAGCCATTTGAGAATATAAAATGCTCCTGCGAATTTTTGAGTTTGGACTTTTTTCCCTCTGAAATATCATTTCTAAACCTCTGAAATTAGCGGATCCGAGGATCATTCCCAAGCCTAAacaatctttttaaaaacacttgAGATCTCCTCTCCTAAGTGTCAAGCTGATATTCTGCTTTACCAATTAATCTCAATTTATAGTACATCTCTATTCTGCTCTCATCAGAAACCATAGTCTCAAATGTAGAATGCTAACATTCTGTTTGTATGTATGAAGGACAGAGATTAAAATATATCCACAATGATAAGATATGATAATTTATNNNNNNNNNNNNNNNNNNNNNNNNNNNNNNNNNNNNNNNNNNNNNNNNNNNNNNNNNNNNNNNNNNNNNNNNNNNNNNNNNNNNNNNNNNNNNNNNNNNNNNNNNNNNNNNNNNNNNNNNNNNNNNNNNNNNNNNNNNNNNNNNNNNNNNNNNNNNNNNNNNNNNNNNNNNNNNNNNNNNNNNNNNNNNNNNNNNNNNNNcttcttcttctgcgttcgtgggctgaaactcccacgtacactcgtgttttttgcacgagtggaattttacgtgtatgaccgttttttaccccgccatttaggcagccatacgccgttttcggaggaagcatgctgggtattttcgtgtttctataacccaccgaactctgacatggattacaggatctttttcgtgcgcatttggtcttgtgcttgcgtgtacacatgggggtgttcggacaccgaggagagtctgcacacaaagttgactctgagaaataaatctctcgccgaacgtggggacgaactcacgctgacagcggccaactggatacaaatccagcgcgctaccgactgagctacatccccgcccactacACTaccaatacaaaataaaaactttttttttcagctTACCATAGACATTGACCCTTGCCCTCTGCGAGAAAGCGGATCCGAACTCGTTGGAGACGACACACTGGTACTGTCCGGCCACGTCATCCTGGACGTTGGTCAGCTGTAGATGTGAGGTGTAGCGCTTGATGTCTCCATCACTGCTGGCAAAGGTCTGTATCAGTGTGTCCGGCATCAGCTGAAACAGGTCAAAATGATAATTAATATCCAGGTTTTGTCAAGAGTGAAAATGTCTCGAGTCACAGATGCGATTTCCAAGCAAGCAATCTTACATGCTTCTGCAGTGACGTTACCATTGTGAAGAAGTCGGCAACAGGCTGCCGAACATTTGATGAAGAATTTACCCACACTGGTTTCTGttgcgttttcttttgttttgatgtttcTGCAGTTCCAGGCACTCTGCTGGCtctactgtttgtttgtttgtttgtttgtttgcttgacgcccagccgaccacgaagggccatatcagggcggtgctgctttgacatttaacgtgcgccacacacaagacagaagtcgcagcacaggcttcatgtctcacccagtcacattattctgacaccggaccaaccagtcctagcactaaccccataatgccagacgccaggcggagcagccactagattgccaattttaaagtcttaggtatgacccggccggggttcgaacccacgacctcccgatcacggggcggacgccttaccactaggccaaccgtgccggttggcTCTACTGTCAAAAGGCAGAATGACAGAACTACTGAGAGAGAAGAAGGGGAcaaaaaggaacaaaaacaaagacagagagatgcTAACAAAAATTCAAGATGTTCAAGGTATTCCATGCAAACTCTGATTGAGGGCAAAGTTGCTGTATATTTTGTTCACATCAAAAGCAAACATGAGAAAAAGACTACCCATCTTCTGCTGCCTACAAGCATCACACATCCCTTCCTCTTGACTGTGTAGAATTCCCTTCACTCACCACGTTATCCTTCTTCCACTGGATGGTGGGCTCCCCCTCGCCGGTGATGGCGGAAAtgcaggtcaaggtcatgttCTCCCCCTTGTAGGCGTTCTGCGACTCGGGGTTGGTCACAATGATCGGCTTGGGGATCTCCTCGTCACCTGGAAAACACAATGcaaattaaatgaaatattcTCCATCCTTGTCTCCCGCTTACCCGTCACCCATCCAGGTCTGAGGCATGCTAATTACTACTGTTTAGACAGCAATTGCTGCAGGTTTCCATTGGGAGGAAAACTTTTAAAATTGCACAGAACAAAATAagatacatttacacacacaaaaatacacccTACATACGAGGTATCTGGGAACATCTCCGCGCATAGGGGTTTTGCGGGCAGCGCagcaaagagaaagagggacattTTTCTCGGGCTGGCGAggcagcaagcactatgtctctaTACTGAATGCATGTATTCCATGCATTGACAACCGAATTACTTCACCATGTTGCATGTACATTAATTCTTGCTGTTCATTTGTTTACTCAACATTGATTGTCCTTTTTGAGTGAAGTAAAGGTTGTCACACCTTTATTACAGTCAGGAAGGTATGTGAAAAGACATTTCtttaacaataaaacaaaagatACATTCTACATTGACAACAGCATGTCATAAACATGTTAAACCTTCATTTCCAACCAAATATAAATCCCTGTTGCAACTCAACACAGCATTCTGATCAAACAGTACACCAACCAGTCATTCAAATCACACAAATAATCCAGAAACTACAACTAATTGGTTTACTAGTAAAtataaatttttgttttgtcaatagtgaagccttccaataacctacaattctttttttatttttattctaaaatcacagaaaacaagaggcgaagccttcaaggctcacgtaagaaatagacaaacagtaacacaaactcaatcactccgttacacatacacacccacacacacagtaagcttaggtgacactgtgcaagaaagagagacactagatctagatctgtctgtctgcatgtagcctacttacagggacacgactgccaaatagtctcggcccgctcaaaataacaatgaccgagaccacacacaccacgcgagagagaaagactacagggaggcatgccgtcatgatgcattaattgacgtcaaacacttttgaccgtgacgtaatcttatgcgagctttatccatagtcttggataaccactcacacatagactcggaaatgttaaagtttctaccacagacatacacacgcacacacacacacacacacgcacaaacgcacagacagacaaagttacgatcgcataggctacacttcgtgagccaaaaaatccAGAAACTACAACTAATTGATTTACTGGTAAAtataactttttgttttgtcaatgatgaagccttccaataacctacaattcttggtttttttattctaaaaTCACAGAAATAATCCAGAAACTAATACTAATTGATGTacaagtaaatgtaacgttttgttttgccaataattaaacgttccaataacctaaaattcttggttttttttattctaaaaTGACAGAACACTTACTGCACTTGAAGTCCTCGAGCGGCACTTCAAAGATGCTCTTGCCGTGGAGTAGTGGCGGGTAGCTGCACACCGCGATGACGGAGTTGGCAAAGCCGTAGTGtgccagccagccaggcagccaTGACACGTGACAGTCACACAACAGGTTGGTGGAGTTCAGGAACCTGTGACAGGTAAATCCATCCACAATGTACCAAAAATACACAAATCTTGCAAAAACGCATGGTTGTTTGTTCTAAATTTCAAAACAGAGACTTGATAAAGGTCAAAACATTCAGTAGAAATTGACAAAGACTGACTGACCCACAAGCACTAACTGCTGACAGATCCAGGCAGATAAaaccgacagacacacacacagaaactgaCTGGTTCCCAGTTGCTTTTACCAAAACgggactctctctccctcatacTCCTTCCCCATCTCCTCACTCCCTTCCCTAACATACACTGAAAAACAGAATGTGAACCAGTACAAATAAACACAGATTATTAGTAAAA from Littorina saxatilis isolate snail1 linkage group LG4, US_GU_Lsax_2.0, whole genome shotgun sequence includes these protein-coding regions:
- the LOC138965105 gene encoding leucine-rich repeats and immunoglobulin-like domains protein 2 (The sequence of the model RefSeq protein was modified relative to this genomic sequence to represent the inferred CDS: added 266 bases not found in genome assembly) produces the protein MAAVLLYVCSAFVVWAVLWPCFAALPNNGHCPTSCDCLGILIDCSKKGLVAVPEDLHLRSWGKQLELQSNGITALGQDDFKGLHKLEELFLNNNDITYINGSIFSDLTSLQTLKITHNKLTEMPVFPRGLNITDLSLAHNMIHTVSAEALQSLPHLRTLHLNHNHIMDLPIGAFPSPSSLTRLYLNNNKIMRLEPGCLDNLTALEQLKLNKNQMFELKKDIFATLDKLKFLELSRNKISNIQSLTFKGLQNLQVLKLKRNTIATLNDGAFFGLKSIDNLQLDYNNISNVTSTWLYGLESLKQLSLTYNRIGAIQQDGWECCKKNLNRLDLTHNQLKTIYPSTFRKLAHLKNLLLDHNQLSRIDDGAFEDLSELITLEMNDNAIAWTMEDMSGAFMGLQKLIKLGLKMNHIKSITNQAFAGLRRLRQLHLEDNDITTIQEDSFKPLQNLQKLFLNSTNLLCDCHVSWLPGWLAHYGFANSVIAVCSYPPLLHGKSIFEVPLEDFKCSDEEIPKPIIVTNPESQNAYKGENMTLTCISAITGEGEPTIQWKKDNVLMPDTLIQTFASSDGDIKRYTSHLQLTNVQDDVAGQYQCVVSNEFGSAFSQRARVNVYVFPVFIKKPVDITVKAGQPAKLQCSATGQPQPVEISWHKDGDDFPAARERRMYVLPKDDQFFIASTRSSDEGVYTCKAENAAGVITANATVTILETPDFIRDMDDAKTTQLGETSVLECMASGSPRPKLQWFKDAMPLDETPRHFLTADNQLLIIVETKWEDAGTYTCEMTNTLGIMRGTTKLKVLSANGQPRGDGGGSGLSDESTTTGIIIIAVVCCVVGTSLVWVIIIYQTRKRHEMYSATPTDETTLPGEVPSTGYSSSDKEGSFTQTPMGITTYHYQDYQLKESGYESSSGQYRAAANGWTGMRTAAAIFPSDVEEDDGGHAAHQHQHLSLSQQALRCNHRTTSVSSLQQSGEESDTMASTHSAHSWHSHGGGGGGGMSSTLPPGAGLSRGGSTLSTFHPGPTNHDRCPSRPIALPSVCGENCGPSTAAATTQTPCPNCERCDDRAGERDVGVGVGVCPRDRCEGCVLHQHRHFSGDNGGSSSDSNTHQRPMPPVVPPRASSYSSLPTGGSRGLRPVQGGGGACCCQAGPCAGKHKNGMVMPRQMQQQPQHRHNEVCMGECSSCDRVPTAVCPGCSHEACLQPVTECQQWNGVVPGRDVRCCCTQCGTDSVHYPPPSHRDPSPQFIQRTNHNHSHAHMGGAGGGGGGSSHTHHPPHRHKEGPVNV